One genomic window of Ilyobacter polytropus DSM 2926 includes the following:
- a CDS encoding GntP family permease, with protein MGIGILGIVLSLILLMFFAYRGVSVIILAPLLACLAAVLSGDFPAIVAYTEVFMKGVGGFVIKYFPIFLTGAIFGKLMGVSGASKTISHFFVDKLGKERAILAVVMATALLVYGGVSLFVVVFAIYPIGASLYREAGIPKRLLPATIAFGAFTFAMTALPGTPQYINTMPIQYFNTNIYAAPVLGIVGSLVMGTLGIAWLNGRAKKLMASGEGYGDHVENFVSDDDNLPGFGLSIMPIFTIFALNYYFTNFYFKSYGERYSGAMEKLGSSGINGIWPVIISLGAAIIVCMILFRPYIKDMKKEMADGALGSLLPIMNTGSEVGYGAVIKSLAAFLIIKDGILSIPGTPLIKVAASTTALAGMVGSSSGGTAIALGALGDTFMKLAAATGVNPEAMHRIAIMAAGGLDTFPHCGAVITLLAVCGLTHKESYKDIAVCTMVIPLIATTVCIVLAAMGMN; from the coding sequence ATGGGAATTGGAATTTTAGGAATAGTACTGTCACTGATACTTTTAATGTTTTTTGCTTATAGGGGAGTTTCGGTAATTATACTTGCACCATTACTAGCATGTTTGGCTGCCGTTCTTTCTGGTGATTTTCCGGCGATAGTTGCATATACGGAAGTCTTTATGAAGGGAGTCGGAGGCTTTGTAATCAAATATTTCCCTATTTTCTTGACGGGAGCAATATTTGGTAAACTTATGGGTGTATCGGGAGCATCAAAAACAATATCTCATTTCTTTGTTGATAAACTAGGAAAAGAGAGAGCAATCCTAGCAGTTGTAATGGCAACAGCACTTTTAGTTTATGGGGGAGTATCGTTATTCGTAGTTGTTTTTGCTATATACCCAATTGGAGCTTCTTTATACAGAGAGGCTGGGATTCCAAAGAGACTACTTCCAGCAACAATAGCATTTGGAGCGTTTACTTTTGCAATGACAGCTCTACCAGGTACTCCGCAGTATATAAATACTATGCCTATACAGTATTTTAATACAAATATTTATGCGGCACCAGTCTTGGGTATTGTAGGGTCTTTGGTAATGGGGACTTTAGGTATCGCTTGGCTTAATGGAAGAGCCAAAAAATTAATGGCTTCAGGTGAAGGTTACGGAGATCACGTGGAAAACTTTGTCAGCGATGACGACAACCTTCCAGGATTCGGACTTTCTATAATGCCTATATTTACAATCTTTGCCTTAAATTATTATTTTACAAATTTTTACTTTAAAAGTTACGGAGAACGTTATAGTGGAGCAATGGAAAAATTGGGATCCTCTGGAATCAACGGTATTTGGCCGGTAATCATATCTCTAGGCGCAGCAATTATAGTTTGTATGATACTTTTTAGACCTTACATTAAGGATATGAAAAAAGAGATGGCCGATGGAGCACTAGGATCTCTTTTACCGATAATGAATACAGGTTCTGAAGTAGGTTACGGAGCAGTTATAAAGTCTCTTGCGGCTTTCTTAATAATAAAGGACGGAATACTTTCGATTCCAGGTACACCTCTTATAAAGGTAGCAGCTTCCACAACAGCTCTTGCAGGTATGGTTGGATCATCTTCTGGTGGTACGGCGATAGCCCTGGGAGCACTTGGAGATACATTTATGAAGTTGGCAGCAGCAACAGGTGTAAATCCTGAGGCAATGCATAGGATAGCAATAATGGCTGCAGGAGGACTAGATACTTTCCCTCATTGCGGAGCAGTTATAACTCTACTAGCAGTATGCGGACTAACTCACAAAGAATCATATAAGGATATTGCTGTATGTACTATGGTAATACCGTTAATTGCTACAACAGTCTGCATAGTACTTGCAGCAATGGGAATGAACTAG
- a CDS encoding beta-ketoacyl-ACP reductase yields the protein MRLEEKVCIVTGGAKGIGAEMAQLFAKEGAKVIAADMSDLDYSVENIEGYKLNVADTNQCEELFKYASEKYGRIDVLVNNAGITRDGLTHKITDDMWNMVIDVNLKGVFNLTKHVGPYMMKQGNGSIINISSVVGEYGNIGQANYAATKAGVIGLAKTWAKEFARKGAAVRANAIAPGYIMTDILKTVPQPLLDDFAKLTMLGRLGQPEEIAKAALFLASDDSSYVTGHVLSVNGGMRL from the coding sequence ATGAGATTAGAAGAAAAAGTATGTATAGTAACTGGAGGAGCCAAGGGAATAGGAGCAGAAATGGCTCAGTTGTTTGCAAAGGAAGGGGCAAAGGTAATAGCTGCTGACATGTCTGATCTTGATTATTCTGTAGAGAATATAGAGGGATATAAATTGAACGTAGCTGATACTAATCAGTGTGAGGAATTGTTTAAATATGCATCTGAAAAATATGGGAGAATAGATGTACTTGTTAATAACGCAGGTATTACAAGAGATGGATTAACTCATAAAATAACAGACGACATGTGGAATATGGTAATCGATGTAAATCTCAAAGGAGTTTTTAATCTCACCAAGCATGTTGGTCCTTATATGATGAAACAAGGAAATGGATCAATAATAAATATTTCTTCTGTAGTCGGAGAATATGGGAATATAGGTCAGGCTAACTATGCAGCTACAAAAGCTGGAGTTATAGGACTTGCTAAAACATGGGCAAAGGAATTTGCCAGAAAGGGTGCCGCAGTAAGAGCTAATGCAATAGCACCGGGATATATTATGACAGACATATTAAAAACTGTACCTCAACCTCTTTTAGATGATTTTGCTAAACTTACTATGCTTGGAAGATTAGGTCAACCAGAAGAAATTGCAAAAGCAGCACTTTTTCTAGCCAGTGATGACTCGAGTTATGTGACAGGACATGTGCTTAGCGTAAACGGAGGAATGAGACTGTAA
- a CDS encoding acetyl-CoA C-acetyltransferase, whose translation MRKVYVISAKRTPVGTFLGGLSSVSPAELGGAVIRNIVEETGIDPKNLDEVVIGNVLPAGHGQGIGRQAAVAGGVPYEVPAYSLNIICGSGMKSVISAYSNIKSGEANLIIAGGTESMSQAGFVLPAAVRGGHKMADIKMIDHMIKDALTDSFNDYHMGITAENIVEKYGLTREAQDKFSMESQKRAIAAVDSGRFKDEIVPVEVKSRKGSVVVDQDEHPNRKTTPEILAKLRPAFKKDGSVTAGNASGLNDGASMLLLASEEAVEKYNLKPIAEIISTGQGGVDPSIMGMGPVPAINNALGKLEMKLEDIELLELNEAFAAQSLGVMTELSKQHNVDLSWFSERTNVNGGAIAIGHPVGASGNRIITTLIHEMIKRDVKTGLASLCIGGGMGTAVILNKI comes from the coding sequence ATGAGAAAAGTATATGTAATAAGTGCAAAAAGAACACCTGTGGGAACCTTTTTAGGTGGATTAAGCAGCGTCTCTCCAGCTGAACTCGGAGGGGCAGTAATCAGAAATATTGTTGAAGAAACTGGTATTGACCCTAAAAACCTTGACGAAGTTGTAATTGGAAATGTCCTGCCTGCAGGTCATGGACAAGGGATAGGTAGACAGGCTGCAGTGGCAGGAGGAGTTCCTTATGAAGTTCCGGCTTATTCACTAAACATTATCTGTGGAAGCGGAATGAAGTCTGTAATCTCAGCTTACAGCAACATCAAATCAGGGGAAGCCAATCTTATAATTGCTGGTGGAACTGAGTCTATGTCTCAGGCAGGTTTTGTACTTCCTGCAGCAGTGAGAGGCGGTCACAAGATGGCTGATATAAAAATGATCGATCACATGATAAAAGATGCACTGACAGATTCTTTTAATGACTATCATATGGGAATAACAGCTGAAAATATTGTTGAGAAATATGGTCTTACAAGAGAGGCTCAAGATAAATTTTCAATGGAATCTCAAAAGAGAGCAATTGCAGCGGTGGATTCTGGAAGATTTAAAGACGAGATTGTTCCTGTAGAAGTTAAAAGCAGAAAGGGAAGCGTTGTTGTAGATCAAGATGAACATCCAAATAGAAAAACCACTCCTGAAATTTTGGCAAAATTAAGACCAGCCTTTAAAAAAGACGGTAGTGTAACAGCAGGAAATGCATCAGGCCTAAATGATGGAGCAAGTATGCTACTTCTTGCCTCTGAAGAAGCGGTAGAAAAATACAATCTTAAACCCATAGCTGAGATAATATCTACAGGTCAAGGAGGAGTGGATCCTTCTATAATGGGAATGGGACCTGTTCCTGCAATAAACAATGCACTTGGTAAATTAGAAATGAAGCTTGAAGATATAGAGCTTTTGGAACTAAATGAAGCCTTTGCGGCTCAGTCTTTAGGAGTAATGACTGAACTATCAAAGCAACATAATGTAGATCTTAGTTGGTTCTCAGAAAGGACAAATGTCAATGGAGGAGCCATAGCAATAGGACATCCTGTAGGAGCTTCTGGGAATAGGATAATAACAACACTCATTCATGAGATGATAAAAAGAGACGTAAAAACAGGACTGGCCTCTCTTTGTATTGGTGGAGGAATGGGAACTGCGGTGATACTCAATAAAATTTAA
- a CDS encoding enoyl-CoA hydratase-related protein: MKYKNLIIEINKNICIIKINRPQALNALNIETITEIHNCFKELEKNDNVDIIIIMGEGKAFVAGADISYMKNLNAVEAKEFGLSGINAFNAIENSKKIVIAALNGFTLGGGCELAMACDIRIASTKVKIGQPEVSLGITPGFGGTQRLPRLVGVAKAKELIYTGNIIDAQEAESIGLVNKVVEPEFLMEEVLGMANKILENAKFAVRYSKEAIDKGLQVDKTTGMFIESSLFGLCFSTDDQQEGMLSFLEKRKAVFKDK, from the coding sequence TTGAAGTATAAAAATTTAATTATAGAAATTAATAAGAATATTTGTATAATCAAAATTAACAGGCCACAGGCATTGAATGCTTTAAATATAGAAACAATAACTGAAATCCACAATTGCTTTAAAGAACTTGAGAAAAATGACAACGTTGATATTATAATTATTATGGGTGAAGGAAAGGCCTTTGTTGCAGGGGCGGATATCTCATATATGAAAAACTTAAACGCAGTTGAAGCTAAGGAGTTCGGGTTATCTGGTATAAATGCATTTAATGCCATTGAAAATAGTAAAAAAATTGTAATAGCTGCATTGAATGGTTTTACATTGGGTGGAGGATGTGAGTTAGCTATGGCATGTGACATAAGAATAGCTTCGACTAAAGTTAAAATTGGTCAACCAGAGGTCAGTTTAGGAATTACTCCTGGATTTGGTGGAACTCAAAGACTTCCAAGACTTGTAGGTGTAGCTAAAGCCAAAGAGTTAATATATACAGGGAATATAATTGACGCACAAGAAGCGGAGAGTATAGGATTAGTAAATAAGGTAGTAGAGCCTGAGTTTCTCATGGAAGAAGTTCTTGGAATGGCAAATAAAATATTAGAAAATGCAAAATTTGCCGTAAGATATTCAAAAGAGGCAATAGATAAAGGGTTACAGGTAGATAAAACTACAGGTATGTTTATTGAAAGTAGTTTATTCGGGTTGTGTTTTTCTACAGATGATCAGCAAGAGGGGATGTTATCTTTTCTTGAAAAAAGAAAGGCAGTCTTTAAAGATAAGTAA
- a CDS encoding MaoC family dehydratase, producing the protein MKYSELKLGMKSSITKTITETDVILYSGVSLDTNPAHLNEEYAKTTMFKKRIAHGMLTAGLISAVLGTRLPGEGSIYMGQELKFKAPVYMGDTITAEVEIIELIDEKNQIILKTVCTNQDGKVVIDGTARIMKK; encoded by the coding sequence ATGAAATATTCAGAATTAAAGCTTGGAATGAAAAGCAGCATAACTAAAACTATAACTGAGACAGATGTAATACTCTATTCAGGAGTGAGCTTAGATACAAATCCTGCACATCTAAATGAGGAATACGCTAAGACAACAATGTTTAAAAAAAGAATTGCACATGGAATGCTAACTGCCGGTCTCATATCAGCAGTGCTTGGGACAAGACTTCCTGGAGAAGGAAGTATTTACATGGGACAGGAATTAAAGTTTAAGGCACCGGTATATATGGGAGATACAATTACTGCTGAAGTTGAAATTATAGAGCTTATCGATGAAAAAAATCAAATAATACTAAAAACTGTATGTACTAATCAAGATGGAAAAGTAGTAATAGACGGAACAGCCAGAATAATGAAAAAATAA
- a CDS encoding acyl-CoA dehydrogenase, which translates to MNFELPKTHVLFRQMIREFVENEVKPIAAEIDEEERFPIETVKKMNEIGLMGIPVPKEYGGAGGDNLMYAMAVEELSKACATTGVIVSAHTSLGMAPILEFGTDAQKKKYLPKMTTGEWLGAFGLTEPNAGTDAAGQQTTAHFDEKTNEWVLNGSKIFITNAGYAHVYIIFAMTDKSKGLKGITAFILEADTPGFSVGKKEKKLGIKGSATCELIMEDCRIPKENLLGAIGKGFKIAMMTLDGGRIGIASQALGISQGALDESINYVKERKQFGRSIAAFQNTQFQLADMHTKTEAARMLVYSAACKKSSKKPYSQDAAMAKLLAAETAMEVTTKAVQLHGGYGYTREYPVERMMRDAKITEIYEGTSEVQKMVISAGLLK; encoded by the coding sequence ATGAATTTCGAGTTACCTAAGACGCATGTGCTTTTTAGACAAATGATCAGAGAATTTGTTGAAAACGAAGTAAAGCCAATAGCTGCTGAGATAGATGAAGAAGAGAGATTTCCAATTGAAACTGTAAAAAAAATGAATGAGATAGGACTTATGGGAATACCTGTACCAAAAGAATATGGAGGTGCCGGTGGAGATAACCTTATGTATGCAATGGCAGTAGAGGAACTTTCAAAAGCTTGTGCAACTACTGGAGTAATAGTGTCGGCTCATACTTCCCTTGGTATGGCTCCAATTTTAGAGTTTGGAACAGATGCTCAAAAGAAAAAATATTTACCTAAGATGACAACAGGAGAATGGTTAGGAGCCTTTGGTCTTACTGAACCAAATGCAGGAACTGATGCAGCAGGTCAACAGACAACAGCTCATTTTGATGAAAAAACCAATGAGTGGGTATTAAATGGTTCTAAAATATTTATAACAAATGCAGGATATGCCCATGTATATATAATATTTGCCATGACAGATAAATCAAAAGGTTTAAAAGGAATAACAGCATTTATTTTAGAGGCAGATACCCCAGGATTTAGCGTAGGTAAAAAAGAGAAAAAACTGGGAATAAAAGGTTCTGCAACTTGTGAATTAATTATGGAAGATTGCAGAATTCCAAAGGAAAACTTATTGGGAGCTATAGGAAAAGGATTTAAAATAGCGATGATGACCCTTGATGGTGGAAGAATCGGTATTGCATCTCAGGCGCTTGGAATTTCCCAGGGAGCTCTAGATGAAAGTATCAATTACGTAAAAGAAAGAAAACAATTTGGAAGAAGTATAGCAGCATTCCAAAATACACAATTTCAACTTGCAGATATGCATACAAAAACTGAAGCAGCAAGAATGCTAGTGTATAGTGCAGCATGTAAAAAATCAAGCAAAAAGCCATATTCACAAGATGCAGCTATGGCCAAGTTGTTGGCTGCAGAAACAGCTATGGAAGTGACAACTAAAGCTGTACAACTCCACGGAGGATATGGATATACCAGAGAATATCCTGTAGAAAGAATGATGAGAGATGCAAAAATCACTGAAATATACGAGGGAACATCTGAAGTACAAAAGATGGTAATTTCAGCCGGACTTCTTAAATAA
- a CDS encoding electron transfer flavoprotein subunit beta/FixA family protein, translating to MKIVVCVKQVPDTTEIRLDPVTGTLIRDGVPSIINPDDKAGLEEALKLKDKFGAHVTAITMGPPQAQEALRETLAMGADRAILLTDRKFAGADTLATSNALAAAIKELDYDMIIAGRQAIDGDTAQVGPQIAEHLGMPQVSYVKDIECDEDKTLTIKRAVEDGYYLLQVKMPCLVTVLTEANKPRYMSVKGIVEAYDTDVEVWDTTNITVDLEKLGLKGSPTKVRKSFTKGAKQAGKVYELESKEAAKLIVEKLKESFVI from the coding sequence ATGAAAATAGTAGTTTGTGTAAAACAGGTGCCTGATACTACAGAGATCAGATTAGACCCTGTAACTGGAACACTAATAAGAGATGGAGTACCTAGTATTATTAATCCTGATGATAAAGCCGGACTAGAAGAGGCTTTAAAACTTAAAGATAAATTTGGAGCTCATGTTACTGCAATTACAATGGGACCACCTCAAGCGCAAGAAGCCTTGAGAGAAACTCTGGCAATGGGTGCAGACAGAGCAATCTTACTTACAGATAGAAAATTTGCAGGAGCAGATACTTTAGCTACTTCTAATGCCCTTGCCGCTGCAATAAAAGAACTTGACTATGATATGATCATAGCCGGAAGACAGGCTATAGACGGAGATACTGCTCAGGTTGGTCCACAAATTGCAGAACATCTTGGAATGCCACAGGTATCCTATGTAAAAGATATAGAGTGTGATGAAGACAAGACCTTAACAATAAAAAGGGCTGTAGAAGATGGATATTATCTTCTTCAAGTTAAAATGCCTTGCCTTGTTACAGTATTGACTGAGGCAAATAAGCCTAGATATATGTCTGTAAAAGGTATCGTTGAAGCCTATGACACAGATGTAGAGGTGTGGGATACTACGAATATCACTGTAGACCTTGAAAAACTTGGACTAAAAGGTTCTCCTACAAAGGTAAGAAAGTCATTTACAAAAGGAGCCAAACAAGCTGGGAAGGTTTATGAATTAGAATCTAAAGAGGCAGCAAAGTTGATCGTAGAAAAACTTAAAGAGAGCTTTGTTATCTAA
- a CDS encoding electron transfer flavoprotein subunit alpha/FixB family protein: MNLDDYRGILVFAEQREGEIQNVGLELLGKAKELASEINEEVTAILLGYQVEHLSKELISYGADKVVVVDKEELKFYDTEAYAQAFSSVIKDKKSEIVLVGATTIGRDLGPRVSARVVTGLTADCTKLEISEERELLMTRPAFGGNLMATIICPDHRPQMSTVRPGVMQKFSKDEARTGEVEKFDVEFDKSKMKVKIIEIIKEEKEKIDITEANVLISGGRGVGSADNFKKLEGLAEEIGGTVSASRAIIDSGWIDHDRQVGQTGKTVRPDIYFALGISGAIQHVAGMEESEYIIAINKDKGAPIFNISDLGIVGDVSKIVPMITEEIKLLKSQKS; this comes from the coding sequence ATGAATTTAGATGATTATAGAGGAATCTTAGTATTTGCAGAGCAAAGAGAAGGCGAGATTCAGAATGTAGGACTCGAACTTCTAGGAAAAGCAAAAGAGCTTGCTTCTGAAATAAACGAAGAAGTTACGGCGATTCTGCTTGGATATCAAGTGGAACATTTATCTAAAGAGTTGATTTCATATGGAGCTGACAAAGTTGTCGTAGTAGACAAGGAAGAGCTTAAGTTTTATGATACAGAAGCTTACGCGCAGGCTTTTTCATCAGTTATAAAAGATAAAAAATCTGAAATAGTATTAGTAGGAGCTACAACTATAGGAAGGGACCTTGGTCCTAGAGTCTCTGCAAGAGTTGTTACTGGACTTACTGCTGACTGTACTAAACTTGAGATTTCAGAAGAGAGAGAACTTCTCATGACAAGACCTGCTTTTGGCGGAAATTTAATGGCTACAATAATCTGCCCTGATCATAGACCACAGATGTCAACAGTAAGACCTGGAGTAATGCAAAAATTCTCAAAAGATGAGGCTAGAACAGGTGAAGTTGAAAAATTTGATGTGGAATTTGATAAATCGAAAATGAAGGTAAAAATAATTGAAATAATAAAAGAAGAAAAAGAGAAAATAGATATTACAGAAGCCAATGTTCTAATTTCTGGAGGAAGAGGAGTCGGAAGTGCCGATAACTTCAAAAAACTAGAGGGACTTGCAGAAGAGATAGGTGGAACTGTCTCTGCATCGAGAGCAATTATAGATTCAGGTTGGATAGATCACGACAGACAGGTTGGACAAACAGGTAAAACAGTAAGACCTGATATTTATTTTGCATTAGGAATTTCAGGAGCAATACAACACGTGGCTGGAATGGAAGAATCAGAGTATATAATAGCTATAAATAAGGATAAGGGAGCTCCTATATTTAATATTTCAGATTTAGGAATTGTAGGAGATGTGTCAAAAATAGTTCCTATGATCACGGAAGAAATAAAGCTGTTGAAAAGTCAAAAGTCATAA
- a CDS encoding ATP-binding protein encodes MKKNKLKFLSIIAIIFIALIVSRISYRSYIKYQDIVMTQQIKHLMTISKSIGRSLNLYIGEKEKALKILSDDLAHHMESSPEENHRDYILKAMETFYLNQDEEMANLNYMETKNRFFLSYPKGDFIVTGDDFYDEISYVKARKDSYIGFPYHDRYDTLSINIVEPVIIKSKLVGIIFGKIKLENMNELLLKPVKIGEFGYAVVKDSTGKILMHPSKGQVGDFVITSRKKKYPNLDYSGIASLFKKQLSQNDGFHIYHSYWWPQDTLVLTKKINVFSRIDFSSDFWIVSVVSSYDEITEPIKDYLYGSIFISIIIIVISSCIVFWIVRMIKNKEAYEMETNYLREINKSSEELRKKDAELHHRRKLETIGTLTGGIAHEFNNVLTPIMGHSEMLLRNLDPDLDNYEDAEAIYNSSKRAQEIIDQIRMFSGDKNIKIKYDIISVNKVLEDALKFSEFVLPSNMTIIKEIKENCGNIYANETQIHQVILNLCTNACNAMKNKQQGILKISLNISKYLEKEGQDENIHSGREYVKISFEDNGCGIEEDIVDKIFDPFFTKKLSDKSSGLGLSIVQGIVTKHGGMIKLSSKKNIGSRFEVYIPKAKKNETLDSIEPQSSDIKGKERVLIIDDDKNIAEMLKRGLNELGYSVSSIVECDEILRKFNYIKDHFDIIVTDLTMPEISGIQIAKKIKRNQSSVKTILITAYSDEPLEEYMKDKTLDDYLIKPVSAAQVSRSIRKIMDNKDT; translated from the coding sequence TTGAAAAAAAACAAATTAAAATTTCTGTCGATAATAGCAATTATTTTCATAGCTTTAATTGTAAGTAGAATTAGCTACAGAAGTTATATAAAATATCAAGACATAGTAATGACTCAACAAATAAAACACCTTATGACCATATCAAAGTCAATAGGAAGAAGTCTAAACTTATATATCGGAGAAAAAGAAAAAGCACTCAAAATTTTATCCGACGATTTAGCTCATCACATGGAGTCTTCTCCAGAGGAAAATCATCGGGATTATATATTAAAAGCCATGGAAACATTTTATTTAAATCAAGACGAAGAAATGGCAAATCTAAATTATATGGAAACTAAAAATAGATTTTTCTTAAGCTACCCCAAGGGAGATTTTATAGTTACAGGTGACGATTTTTATGACGAAATATCTTATGTCAAAGCAAGAAAAGATTCCTATATCGGTTTTCCTTATCATGACAGGTACGACACTCTTTCCATAAATATTGTAGAGCCCGTTATAATTAAAAGTAAACTTGTGGGAATAATATTTGGTAAAATAAAACTTGAAAATATGAATGAACTTTTATTAAAACCTGTAAAAATAGGGGAATTCGGTTATGCTGTGGTAAAGGACAGCACCGGAAAAATCCTGATGCATCCTTCAAAAGGTCAGGTTGGAGATTTTGTTATAACATCAAGAAAGAAAAAATATCCCAATCTAGATTATAGCGGAATTGCTAGTTTGTTTAAAAAGCAATTGAGTCAAAACGATGGTTTTCATATCTATCACTCCTATTGGTGGCCTCAAGATACTCTGGTACTTACAAAAAAAATAAATGTTTTTTCCAGAATTGATTTTTCAAGTGATTTCTGGATAGTTTCAGTGGTTTCCTCCTATGACGAAATTACCGAACCTATAAAAGACTATCTTTATGGCAGTATTTTCATATCTATAATTATAATCGTAATATCTTCCTGTATCGTATTTTGGATTGTAAGAATGATAAAAAACAAAGAAGCCTATGAGATGGAAACAAATTATCTTAGAGAGATCAACAAATCCTCAGAAGAACTCAGAAAAAAGGATGCTGAACTCCACCACAGGAGAAAACTTGAAACAATAGGAACTCTGACCGGGGGAATCGCTCACGAATTTAACAATGTCCTGACACCTATAATGGGGCATTCTGAGATGCTTCTCAGAAACTTAGACCCCGACCTAGATAACTACGAAGACGCCGAAGCTATATATAATTCTTCTAAAAGGGCTCAGGAAATAATAGACCAAATCAGGATGTTCAGTGGAGACAAGAACATAAAAATAAAGTATGACATAATTTCGGTAAATAAAGTATTAGAAGATGCATTAAAATTCTCTGAATTTGTATTACCCTCTAATATGACAATTATAAAAGAGATAAAAGAAAATTGCGGTAATATCTATGCCAATGAAACGCAGATACACCAAGTTATATTAAATCTATGCACAAATGCTTGTAATGCAATGAAAAATAAACAGCAGGGGATATTAAAAATAAGTCTAAATATTTCTAAATACCTGGAGAAGGAAGGACAAGACGAAAACATTCACTCTGGAAGGGAGTATGTCAAAATATCCTTTGAAGATAATGGATGTGGTATAGAGGAGGATATCGTCGACAAGATATTCGACCCCTTTTTCACAAAAAAATTATCTGATAAAAGCAGTGGCTTGGGTCTTTCCATTGTTCAGGGAATAGTTACAAAACATGGCGGTATGATAAAGTTATCTAGTAAAAAAAATATTGGAAGTCGATTTGAAGTATACATTCCAAAGGCAAAAAAAAATGAAACTCTCGACAGTATAGAACCTCAATCTTCCGATATAAAAGGAAAAGAAAGAGTCTTAATAATAGACGATGACAAGAATATTGCTGAGATGTTGAAAAGGGGTCTGAACGAATTAGGATACAGTGTTAGCTCTATAGTTGAATGTGATGAGATTTTAAGGAAATTCAACTATATAAAAGATCATTTTGATATTATTGTCACTGACCTTACAATGCCCGAAATATCAGGTATACAGATTGCAAAAAAAATAAAAAGAAATCAGTCAAGTGTAAAAACAATTTTAATAACAGCATACTCTGACGAACCATTAGAAGAATATATGAAAGATAAAACGCTAGATGATTATCTTATAAAACCGGTTTCTGCAGCTCAGGTAAGCAGAAGTATAAGAAAAATAATGGATAATAAGGATACATAG